Sequence from the Nocardiopsis sp. YSL2 genome:
ACGCGGCGCAGATCTCGGCGCTGACGCTGGCGCACGGGGAGCGCTACGACACCGGCGTGACCGAGGTCGAGGTGGCGGCGGGCACCGAGGGCGAGCCGGTCGAGGTCGACCTGGGCCTGGCCGAGGGGTACATGGAGCTGGACAACCAGGCCGTGACCGGTGCCGCCGACAGCACCGACACGCTCTCCATCACCCGTCCCCTGGACACCAACACGATCGCCGTCACCGGTTCGCTGCCCGAGGGCTCCCAGCCGGTGACCAGGGTCCGCACGGTCGACGAGCCGGCCGCGTTCACGGCGCACGTCTTCGAGCGGGCCCTGGAGCGGCACGGCGTCGAGGTCGAGGGAGACGTGGACCTGGGGGCGCTGCCCGAGGGCGAGGGGCCGGTGGTCCTGGGCGACCACGAGTCCCCGACCCTGGAGGAGACCCTGGTCCCGCTGCTGAAGTTCAGCAACAACATGCACGCGGAGATGCTGGTCAAGGGCATCGGCCGGGAGGTCGCGGGCGAGGGCTCGTGGGAGGCCGGGCTGGCCGGGACCCAGGAGGCGCTGACCGGGCTGGGCGTGGACACGGGCGACATGCGCATGCACGACGGCTCCGGCCTGTCGCGCGGCAACCTCGCCACCGCGTCGAGCGTCGTCGACCTCTACACGCAGGTGCGGGACGAACCCTGGTTCGAGGCGTGGCACGACTCCCTGCCGGTCGCGGGCGACCCCGACCCGTTCGTGGGGGGCACGCTGTCCGGGCGCATGGGCGACACGGCCGCCGAGGGCGTGGTGAGCGCGAAGACCGGAACGCTGTCGGGCGTGAGCGCCCTGTCCGGGTACGTGCACGGCGCCGACGGCGACGATCTGGTGTTCAGCGTGATCAACAACGGGCACACCGGTTGGGCGCCGTGGGGCGTGCAGGACGCGGTGGCGGCGCGGCTGGCCGAGTACATGGGCCACACGGGCCCGGTGCGCACGCTCGCGCGCGGCGGGGCCGAGGCCCCCAGCACCGCTCCGGCCGGAAGCGGTGACCTGGAGTGCACGTGGGTGGAGGCCTGCTGACGGCCACTGGGCCGCTGGGGTCGGACCGGTGAGGACGCCCCGCTGACCGGCCGACCGGATGTGCTGTCGGGGCCGCGCGAGGACGCCCTCGCGCGGCCCCCGCCTTGTCCACACCCTGTGGACGGGGCGTGCCGGGAGCGGGCATCCGGGAACCGGGAGCCGGGCCGGGCCGGGCGCGCGCTACCAGGCCCGGCGGCCGAGAAAGGCCAGGAACCGGGTCTGCTCGTCGGCGCCGTCCGGCGGGGTGAGCTCGGGTCCGCACACGCCCTCTCGGCGCAGGTGCGGGCCGAACACCCTGGTCGCCTCGCGTGCCCAGGCGATGTCCGCGGGATCGATCCGCTCGTCCTGGCCGGTGGCGCGTGCCAGGTCCCAGCGGTGGGTGATGAGATCGAAGTTGAGGAAGCGGTCGACGGCCTCGGCGAACGTCGTCCGGCCGAAGAATCCGTCGAACTCGGCGCCGGCGCGCTCGGGGTCGTCCAGGTCGGCCTGGACCACGACGCGGGCCGCGTCCCAGGCGGCCGACGGGTCCTCGGCGACCGACGGGATGTCGCCGAGATCGCGGCCGACCAACCGCAGGAACATGCCCTGGGTCTCCACCACGTGGGCGACCACGTCGCGGGCCGTCCACCCCTCGCAGGGGGACTCGGACGACCAGCGGTCCCCGGGGACGGCCGCCACGGTGGCGGCGAAGTCGTCGGACAGACGGGCGTAGCGGGTGGCAATGTCGCTCATCGCGCTCTCCTGGTCGTGTTCACCGGGTGGGGAGGTCCAGATTCACCCATCCTGGAACGCGCCGTCTTGAACAAACGCGACACGGGAACGCGTGTTCGTCACGCGCGCCCTGACCTGGACGGTCGGGGACCGATCCGGCCGCCGGGTACCCGGAACGGGCCGTCGGACACGTTCTAGGCTGGGAGTGTGGATCCCCTTCCCGTGGACGAGGACGCGCGCGGCATCATCGACCCCGGCGCCGGGCTGACCCGGTTCCGGCTGGACCGGTCCGCGCCCTCGGAAGGCCTCGCCCGGTTCGTGGACCGCTACTGGGTGGCCTCCTGGGACCTGCCCGAGGACGAACCCTTCACCCAGCAGGTGTTGGCCCACCCCGTCGTGAACGTCGTGTTCGCCGGGGGCGGGGCCGCCGTGCACGGACCGACCACGCGGCTCACCTCGCGCCGCCTGACGGGGACCGGGTGGGCGCTCGGGGTGATGTTCCGGCCTGCCGGATTCCGGCCCTTCCTCGGCCGTCCGATGAACGGGATCGTGGACGCCGTCCTGCCGCTGGGCGAGGTGTTCGACGGGGCCGAGTTCCGGCAGGACGATCCGACGCGGCTGATCGCCGACGTGGACCGCTACCTGGCCGCGCGCGTGCCCGCCGACCGCCACCCCGCCGAGGACACCATGGACGTGGTGGAACGCGTCGCGGCCGACCCGACCGTCGTGGGTGTGGCGCCGCTGGCCCGGCGCGAGGGCATGGGTGTGCGCCTGCTCCAACGCCGCTTCGCCGACCACGTCGGGCTGGGCCCCAAGACGGTGATCCGCCGCTACCGGCTCTACGAGGCGGCCGAACGCGCCCGCAGGGGCGGCGTGATGGACTGGAGCGGCGTGGCCGCCGAACTGGGGTTCAGCGACCAGTCGCACCTCACCCGGGAGTTCACCTCGGTCATCGGTGTTCCGCCCGCCGCCTACGCGGCGCGCAGCGGTGCCGCGGCGGGCTCACGGCCGGTCGCGGGGTCCTGACCGAGCCGTCGCGGGCGGGGTTTCGGACGGACGGTGTGGCCTCAGTGGTGCATCCGAATGCGCGTAGAATGGCCCGACGTACCCCACGACCTCGACGACTCAGTGGACGGGCGCTCCTCGGCACTCGACCCCGACCGCCCGCGGTCGTCCCACCCCGCGCGCCGTCTCCCCATCCGTACCGTCCTGCGGCCGGGAGGGCAGAGCGCGGAACCGAGTCGGGCCTCCTCGCCCCGGGCGAGACCGGCCGCACGGATCGAGTGGAGTACGAACACATCATCCGGCCCCCGGGGCCGGAACGGGTTCCCCCGGGTTGTATCGTCGGCGGTTCGGTTCCCCTGACCACGGGCCGGCGGCGACCGGGATAACCGCTTGATACCGATGCGCGGGATTTCAGAACCATTTCCGGTTCCGTGCGTCTTAACTGCTATGGACGTATGGCGTCGGACACGGCTCAACGGAAAACACGGAGGTCCAGACGTGAGGGGCATCACCCACCCGACGACGGTGCGCCGGTTCGGCGTCGCGCTGGCCGCGCTCGCGCTGGCCGCCACCGCCTGCACCTCCTCTGGGGGCGAAGCGGAGACGCAGAGCAACACCGCCGCCCCGGAGGACACCGATCCCGCCGAGCTGGCCATCACCCCGGATGACGGAACCGAGCAGCTCGCGCCGAACTCCCCCATCCAGGTCACCGCGGAGCACGGTGTCATCACCGACGTCCAGGTCGACCAGGTGGTCCCCTCCGAGGCCGGGGTCGAGGGCGGGGAGGCCGCCGAGGACCCCTTCGAGATGACCGGTCGGCTCAGCGAGGACGAGACCGAGTGGACCAGCGACTGGGCCCTGACCCCGGGCGCCGAGGTCGTGGTCACCGCCACCGCCGCCAACGCGGCCGGCGAGGAGACCGAGCTGGTCCACGAGTTCACGACCCTGCCCGCCACTCCCGGCATGAAGCTGGAACTGGCGTCGAACTTCCCGAACTCCGGTGACACGGTCGGTGTCGGTATGCCGGTGGTCATCAACTTCGACCTCCCTGTGGCCAACAAGGAGCAGGTCGAGAACTCCATGGAGGTCACGGCCGAGCAGGACGTCGACGGGGCCTGGAACTGGGTCTCCGACCAGATGGCCGTGTTCCGCACCGAGGAGTACTGGGAGCCGTACCAGAACGTCACCGTCGACCTCCACCTCGCCGGTGTCGAGGCCTCCGAGGGCGTCTACGGCGCGCGCAACTACCAGATCGACTTCGAGGTCGGTCGCGAGCTGATCGCGACCCAGCACGTGCCCGACCACGAGATGGAGATCACCATCGACGGGGAGCACGAGCGCACCCTGGACGTGAGCAACGGCATGGGTACCACCCGGGCCTACACCACCACCTCCGGAACGCACGTGTTCATGGAGCGCTACCGGCACCTGACCATGGACTCGGCGACGCTCGGCGTGCCCCCGGACTCCCCGGGTTCCTACCGGGTCGACGTCCAGTACGCCATCCGCACCTCCAACAGCGGCGAGTTCATCCACGAAGCGGACTACAACCCCAGCATCGGCTCCGCGAACACCTCCCACGGCTGCACCAACATGCGGTCGGAGGACGCCCGGTGGATGTTCGAGAACATC
This genomic interval carries:
- the dacB gene encoding D-alanyl-D-alanine carboxypeptidase/D-alanyl-D-alanine-endopeptidase encodes the protein MSATPRPTPATRRRRGERKRGWAWLSATALVTVPLLPLSTLAAGPVLADTVESTDDAARLDELRADIDALLEDPSLEGAVSGVVVTDPDTGERLYSRDADTQLLPASNLKLFSTVAALEVLGPDHTFGTEVAVEEGPDYGGSVTDLYLVGNGDPMLSEADLDALAADVAESGVTTVTGDLYADDTWFDDQRQVDDWDPTDEPYAYAAQISALTLAHGERYDTGVTEVEVAAGTEGEPVEVDLGLAEGYMELDNQAVTGAADSTDTLSITRPLDTNTIAVTGSLPEGSQPVTRVRTVDEPAAFTAHVFERALERHGVEVEGDVDLGALPEGEGPVVLGDHESPTLEETLVPLLKFSNNMHAEMLVKGIGREVAGEGSWEAGLAGTQEALTGLGVDTGDMRMHDGSGLSRGNLATASSVVDLYTQVRDEPWFEAWHDSLPVAGDPDPFVGGTLSGRMGDTAAEGVVSAKTGTLSGVSALSGYVHGADGDDLVFSVINNGHTGWAPWGVQDAVAARLAEYMGHTGPVRTLARGGAEAPSTAPAGSGDLECTWVEAC
- a CDS encoding TIGR03086 family metal-binding protein — encoded protein: MSDIATRYARLSDDFAATVAAVPGDRWSSESPCEGWTARDVVAHVVETQGMFLRLVGRDLGDIPSVAEDPSAAWDAARVVVQADLDDPERAGAEFDGFFGRTTFAEAVDRFLNFDLITHRWDLARATGQDERIDPADIAWAREATRVFGPHLRREGVCGPELTPPDGADEQTRFLAFLGRRAW
- a CDS encoding helix-turn-helix transcriptional regulator → MDPLPVDEDARGIIDPGAGLTRFRLDRSAPSEGLARFVDRYWVASWDLPEDEPFTQQVLAHPVVNVVFAGGGAAVHGPTTRLTSRRLTGTGWALGVMFRPAGFRPFLGRPMNGIVDAVLPLGEVFDGAEFRQDDPTRLIADVDRYLAARVPADRHPAEDTMDVVERVAADPTVVGVAPLARREGMGVRLLQRRFADHVGLGPKTVIRRYRLYEAAERARRGGVMDWSGVAAELGFSDQSHLTREFTSVIGVPPAAYAARSGAAAGSRPVAGS
- a CDS encoding Ig-like domain-containing protein, which translates into the protein MRGITHPTTVRRFGVALAALALAATACTSSGGEAETQSNTAAPEDTDPAELAITPDDGTEQLAPNSPIQVTAEHGVITDVQVDQVVPSEAGVEGGEAAEDPFEMTGRLSEDETEWTSDWALTPGAEVVVTATAANAAGEETELVHEFTTLPATPGMKLELASNFPNSGDTVGVGMPVVINFDLPVANKEQVENSMEVTAEQDVDGAWNWVSDQMAVFRTEEYWEPYQNVTVDLHLAGVEASEGVYGARNYQIDFEVGRELIATQHVPDHEMEITIDGEHERTLDVSNGMGTTRAYTTTSGTHVFMERYRHLTMDSATLGVPPDSPGSYRVDVQYAIRTSNSGEFIHEADYNPSIGSANTSHGCTNMRSEDARWMFENILMGDVLDTTGTDREIEWNNGWGYWQKSWDEWLEGSATGEPQATDGSGTPGSVFGETE